A window of the Halopseudomonas phragmitis genome harbors these coding sequences:
- the rpoH gene encoding RNA polymerase sigma factor RpoH, with amino-acid sequence MSTALQPVHNLVPGANLEAYVQTVSSIPVLSAEEERELADRLFYHEDLDAARQLVMSHLRFVVHIARSYSGYGLAQADLVQEGNVGLMKAVKRFNPEMGVRLVSFAVHWIRAEIHEFILRNWRIVKVATTKAQRKLFFNLRSAKKKLAWLNHDEVNAVAEDLGVAAHEVREMESRLYGQDLGFDAGADDDDDATYAPVHYLEDKRYDPATLLESADWSDNSVGHLQQGLASLDERSRDILYQRWLAEEKATLHELAAKYQVSAERIRQLEKNAMNKLKKNLEAEVAA; translated from the coding sequence ATGAGCACTGCTTTGCAGCCCGTACATAACCTGGTTCCCGGCGCGAACCTGGAGGCTTATGTCCAGACCGTGAGCAGCATCCCGGTACTCAGTGCCGAGGAAGAGCGCGAGCTTGCGGATCGTTTGTTCTACCACGAGGATCTGGACGCCGCGCGCCAACTGGTCATGTCGCACCTGCGTTTCGTTGTGCACATTGCCCGCAGCTATTCCGGCTATGGTCTGGCCCAGGCCGATCTGGTTCAGGAAGGCAATGTCGGCCTGATGAAGGCGGTCAAGCGCTTCAACCCGGAAATGGGCGTACGTCTGGTGTCCTTCGCCGTGCACTGGATTCGCGCCGAGATTCACGAGTTCATCCTGCGCAACTGGCGCATCGTCAAGGTTGCCACCACCAAGGCCCAGCGCAAACTGTTCTTCAACCTGCGCAGCGCCAAGAAAAAGCTGGCCTGGCTCAACCACGATGAAGTCAACGCCGTAGCCGAAGACCTCGGCGTGGCCGCCCACGAAGTGCGCGAGATGGAAAGCCGTCTGTACGGCCAGGATCTGGGCTTTGACGCTGGCGCCGACGATGACGACGACGCCACCTACGCGCCGGTTCACTATCTGGAAGACAAGCGCTACGACCCGGCCACCCTGCTGGAGTCAGCCGACTGGTCGGACAACTCGGTCGGCCATCTGCAGCAAGGCCTGGCCAGTCTCGACGAGCGCAGCCGCGACATTCTCTATCAGCGCTGGCTGGCCGAAGAAAAGGCCACCCTGCATGAGCTGGCAGCCAAGTACCAGGTCTCGGCGGAACGCATCCGCCAACTGGAAAAGAACGCCATGAACAAGCTGAAGAAAAATCTGGAGGCCGAGGTCGCGGCCTGA
- the ftsX gene encoding permease-like cell division protein FtsX yields MSRKPTTSQESRRKAPSGAARSRRDWRHPLRSWSGSHRASARQALERVRQQPLSSLMTVLVMTIALALPMGLTVLIDQIERLGIDWQRSAQLSVYLEDSVTTEQAKTLTAQVAALDGVADAQLLDKDLALAEFQQHSGLGDALQQLAYNPLPAVIVVTPSSLDGGAAALQPLRDQLAALTGVELVQIDLQWVERLSAILGVFERFTGALALMLILALLLVMTNTIRLAIESRREEILVVKLVGGTDAFVRRPFLYIGVLYGLIAGLLAWGLLSLGLAWLNASVRQVAALYYSDFALSGMPLADGLTLLAGAMLLGLAGAWLAVGRHIRDIEPQ; encoded by the coding sequence ATGAGTCGCAAACCAACCACCAGCCAGGAAAGCCGGCGCAAGGCGCCCAGTGGCGCGGCCCGTTCCCGGCGCGACTGGCGGCACCCGCTGCGCAGTTGGAGTGGCAGCCACCGGGCCAGTGCCCGGCAGGCACTGGAGCGTGTGCGCCAGCAGCCCTTGAGCAGCCTGATGACTGTGCTGGTCATGACCATCGCGCTGGCCTTGCCGATGGGCCTGACCGTATTGATCGACCAGATTGAACGGTTGGGGATCGACTGGCAGCGCTCAGCGCAGTTGTCGGTCTACCTGGAAGACAGCGTGACTACTGAGCAGGCCAAGACCCTGACAGCACAGGTGGCGGCGCTGGACGGCGTGGCCGATGCCCAATTGCTGGACAAGGATCTGGCTCTGGCCGAGTTCCAGCAGCATTCCGGGCTGGGTGACGCCCTGCAGCAACTGGCCTACAACCCCTTGCCGGCGGTAATCGTGGTCACTCCCAGCAGCCTGGACGGCGGCGCGGCGGCATTGCAGCCACTGCGCGATCAACTGGCCGCTCTGACAGGGGTCGAGCTGGTGCAGATCGATCTGCAGTGGGTCGAGCGCCTGAGTGCCATCCTCGGGGTGTTCGAGCGCTTTACCGGCGCCCTGGCGCTGATGCTGATTTTGGCGCTGCTGCTGGTGATGACCAACACCATCCGGCTGGCGATCGAAAGCCGGCGTGAAGAGATTCTGGTGGTCAAGCTGGTCGGCGGCACCGATGCCTTCGTGCGCCGGCCGTTTCTGTATATCGGCGTGCTCTACGGGCTGATTGCCGGGCTGCTGGCCTGGGGCCTGTTGAGCCTGGGCCTGGCCTGGCTGAATGCCAGCGTGCGTCAGGTCGCAGCCCTGTACTACAGCGACTTTGCCCTGTCCGGCATGCCGCTGGCCGACGGTCTGACCCTGCTGGCCGGGGCCATGCTGCTGGGTCTGGCCGGCGCCTGGCTGGCGGTTGGACGACACATCCGGGACATCGAGCCGCAGTAG